A window of the Lactuca sativa cultivar Salinas chromosome 5, Lsat_Salinas_v11, whole genome shotgun sequence genome harbors these coding sequences:
- the LOC111915107 gene encoding 3-ketoacyl-CoA synthase 20 gives MSTEGITENSYLGDNRSMMITNGLFRVGGAAILLSNRPSDHHNCKYKLLHTVHTNASSSNPSYNCIFQEEDEAGIRGVTITKDLFRVASTVIRSNVTTLGKLILPLSEKLRYLTNSIARKLRPTANIQPYIPNYSKSVKHFLPHVGGKPMLDELQKNLGFDETAMEPSRMTLYRFGNTGSSSIWYELAYAEAKGRVKKGNRVWQIAFGSGFKCTSVVWRAMRTVDYDEMNPWTNEIDGFPVNVDCDDGPSAIFFEPSQ, from the coding sequence ATGAGCACAGAGGGCATAACCGAGAACAGCTACCTCGGAGACAATCGTTCCATGATGATTACCAACGGCCTATTCCGTGTCGGCGGAGCGGCGATCCTCCTCTCAAACCGTCCCTCCGATCATCACAACTGCAAATACAAACTCCTCCATACCGTACACACCAACGCATCGAGTTCCAACCCTTCGTACAACTGCATCTTTCAGGAAGAAGACGAAGCCGGGATAAGAGGCGTCACCATTACAAAAGACCTCTTCAGAGTCGCATCCACCGTCATCAGATCAAACGTAACCACGCTAGGTAAACTAATCCTACCGTTATCAGAGAAACTCAGGTACCTAACAAACAGCATCGCAAGAAAACTCCGGCCAACGGCGAATATCCAACCTTACATACCAAATTACAGCAAATCCGTCAAACACTTCCTCCCGCATGTCGGCGGGAAGCCTATGCTTGACGAACTACAGAAAAACCTAGGGTTTGATGAGACCGCCATGGAACCTTCTAGAATGACGCTGTACAGGTTCGGCAACACCGGCAGCAGCTCCATTTGGTACGAGCTGGCGTACGCAGAGGCAAAGGGTCGGGTCAAAAAAGGGAATCGGGTGTGGCAGATTGCATTCGGGTCGGGGTTTAAATGCACCAGTGTGGTGTGGCGTGCAATGAGGAccgttgattatgatgagatgaATCCTTGGACGAACGAGATTGATGGGTTCCCAGTTAATGTGGATTGCGATGATGGGCCATCAGCCATCTTTTTTGAACCCTCACAATAA